Proteins encoded by one window of Enterobacter pseudoroggenkampii:
- a CDS encoding aminoimidazole riboside kinase gives MKKIWVLGDAVVDLLPDGEGRLLQCPGGAPANVAVGIARLGGQSAFIGRVGDDPFGRFMSKTLADERVDVKYMRLDPAHRTSTVVVDLDDHGERSFTFMVRPSADLFLESADLPTFSAGEWLHVCSIALSAEPSRSATFQAMAAIREAGGYVSFDPNIRPDLWQDENELRRCLEQALQSADVVKLSVEELAFLTGDVQVNVGLDTLMARCPARLVLVTQGKEGVIAWHEGTVKHYPATPVQCVDTTGAGDAFVAGLLYGLADGQALPPVIALAQRCGALATTAKGAMTALPWQHDL, from the coding sequence ATGAAAAAAATCTGGGTACTTGGCGATGCGGTAGTGGATTTGCTGCCCGATGGAGAAGGCAGATTACTGCAGTGTCCCGGCGGCGCACCGGCAAACGTCGCGGTCGGCATTGCCCGGCTGGGCGGCCAGAGCGCCTTTATCGGCAGGGTTGGCGACGATCCTTTTGGGCGTTTTATGTCTAAGACATTAGCCGACGAGCGGGTCGACGTGAAGTATATGCGCCTTGACCCGGCGCACCGCACCTCAACGGTGGTGGTCGATCTGGATGACCACGGCGAACGCTCGTTTACCTTTATGGTGCGCCCGAGCGCCGATCTGTTTCTGGAATCTGCCGATCTGCCGACGTTCAGCGCCGGGGAGTGGCTGCACGTCTGCTCCATCGCCTTAAGCGCCGAGCCGAGCCGTTCTGCGACCTTTCAGGCGATGGCCGCCATCCGGGAGGCGGGCGGTTACGTCAGTTTCGACCCCAATATTCGCCCGGACCTCTGGCAGGATGAGAACGAACTGCGTCGCTGCCTGGAGCAGGCCCTGCAGAGTGCAGACGTGGTGAAACTCTCTGTCGAAGAGCTGGCGTTTTTAACCGGAGATGTGCAGGTAAACGTCGGTCTGGACACGCTGATGGCGCGCTGCCCGGCGCGTCTGGTGCTGGTCACCCAGGGTAAAGAGGGGGTGATTGCCTGGCATGAGGGCACTGTGAAACATTATCCGGCCACCCCCGTTCAGTGTGTCGATACAACCGGCGCGGGCGACGCCTTCGTCGCGGGGCTGCTCTACGGTCTGGCTGACGGTCAGGCACTGCCTCCGGTTATCGCGCTCGCCCAGCGCTGCGGCGCGCTGGCCACCACGGCCAAAGGGGCGATGACCGCGTTGCCCTGGCAGCACGACCTGTAA
- a CDS encoding diguanylate phosphodiesterase, with protein sequence MLTTLIYRSQLNLSRPSTELRELVDRARGRNTKLDITGVLLAKGNDVLQILEGSEESVVKLFHTIREDKRHSGVVELMRDYGPRRRFENVGMLLFDLQTQSPKEVLQSVLHYSKLDSYLTSDDRVFKFIQTFIMGKRPAPSGARYTPEKWTLSPEALPFGEHLGLFTGQTCQFALQPIVEPSEGKISSLEALIRGNDGGSPEHFFSTVDPDNVYEVDLQTKAYAFALAEKLGIGSHKIAVNLLPMSLVNVPGAVEFLVDQIKQHGLQPEQVVIEVTENEMISGFNQFNSAIKQLRGEGIGLAIDDFGSGYAGLSLLTRFQPDKIKIDREIVSNIHLSGPKQAIVRSIVSCCSDLEITLVAEGIEKIEEWCWLESAGIRRFQGFLFARPQINGVGDIHWPHLVR encoded by the coding sequence GTGCTGACTACTCTGATCTACCGAAGCCAGTTGAATTTATCCCGCCCGTCCACCGAACTGCGGGAGCTGGTGGATCGCGCCAGGGGCCGCAACACAAAACTGGATATCACCGGCGTCCTCCTGGCAAAAGGGAATGACGTTCTGCAAATCCTCGAAGGGTCGGAAGAGAGTGTGGTCAAACTGTTCCACACCATCCGTGAGGACAAGCGGCACAGCGGGGTGGTTGAACTGATGCGGGATTATGGCCCGCGCAGACGATTCGAAAACGTCGGGATGCTGCTGTTCGATCTGCAGACGCAGTCACCGAAAGAGGTGCTGCAGTCGGTCCTGCATTACAGCAAGCTGGACAGCTATCTCACCTCTGACGATCGGGTGTTCAAATTTATTCAGACGTTTATCATGGGCAAACGTCCGGCCCCATCGGGCGCGCGCTACACCCCTGAAAAATGGACGCTTTCACCCGAGGCGTTACCCTTTGGCGAACATCTGGGCCTGTTTACCGGACAAACCTGCCAGTTTGCGCTGCAGCCTATTGTCGAGCCCTCGGAAGGGAAGATCAGCTCCCTTGAGGCCCTTATCCGCGGTAACGACGGCGGCAGTCCGGAGCATTTCTTCAGCACTGTCGACCCGGACAACGTCTACGAAGTTGATCTCCAGACGAAAGCGTATGCCTTTGCGCTGGCGGAAAAGCTGGGCATTGGCAGCCATAAAATAGCGGTAAACCTGCTGCCCATGTCGCTGGTGAATGTCCCCGGCGCAGTGGAATTTCTGGTCGATCAGATTAAACAACATGGGCTTCAGCCGGAGCAGGTGGTCATTGAAGTCACGGAAAACGAGATGATCTCCGGGTTCAACCAGTTTAATAGTGCCATCAAGCAGCTTCGCGGTGAGGGGATTGGCCTGGCGATCGATGATTTTGGCTCGGGCTATGCCGGACTTTCGCTTCTGACCCGGTTCCAGCCTGATAAAATTAAAATCGACCGGGAAATTGTCAGCAACATTCACCTCAGCGGCCCGAAGCAGGCGATCGTGCGCTCCATCGTCAGCTGCTGCTCCGATCTTGAAATTACCCTGGTAGCCGAAGGCATCGAGAAAATAGAGGAGTGGTGCTGGCTCGAATCTGCCGGGATCCGCCGTTTCCAGGGCTTTCTGTTTGCCCGTCCGCAGATTAATGGCGTCGGCGATATCCACTGGCCGCATCTGGTGCGTTAA
- a CDS encoding alpha/beta hydrolase, whose amino-acid sequence MANLPWRVSVRLIALAKKTGMVVGIVLVVLLAVRVYLSQQGPELHLWHTWRADEMSVRELDNADFAGYLAREKAIFTDLDNAVTAKTAGEEQTPLNRYYRHSLVWPGQFAPDANRSFVLMPAGKPLGAVVLLHGLTDSPYSVRRLAVNYQQHGFVAVVPRLPGHGTAPGALTDVDWEMWLAATRLAVREATRLAGDAVPLHLVGYSNGGALAMKYALDALDAPALRKPQQVILLSPMIGVTAFARFAGFAGLPALLPPFAKAAWLNISPEYNPYKYNSFPVNAARQSWLLTKALQEQIGRAAREQRLAQLPPVLAFQSVMDSTVSTRAVVSGLFDQLPANGSELVMFDINQAASFRPLFKPSSWTATTALLPVAQRRYGVTVITNADEHSFSAVAKTTPAGSTRETVVPLTQAWPQDVYSLSHVAVPFPPDDDLYGCEPGVKNRYGISLGTIALWGETSVLSVGKEALMRVTSNPFYDYMQERINSRIGDAKK is encoded by the coding sequence ATGGCGAATTTGCCCTGGCGAGTCAGCGTGCGCCTGATCGCGCTTGCAAAGAAAACAGGAATGGTCGTGGGGATCGTTCTGGTCGTTCTGCTGGCGGTGCGGGTGTATCTCTCGCAGCAGGGGCCGGAACTGCATCTCTGGCATACCTGGCGGGCCGATGAGATGTCCGTGCGCGAGCTGGATAACGCCGACTTTGCCGGGTACCTCGCGCGGGAAAAGGCGATTTTCACCGATCTGGATAACGCGGTGACGGCGAAAACAGCGGGCGAGGAACAAACCCCGTTAAACCGCTATTACCGTCATAGCCTGGTGTGGCCCGGTCAGTTTGCCCCCGATGCCAACCGCTCCTTTGTGCTGATGCCAGCCGGCAAGCCCCTCGGCGCGGTGGTGCTGCTGCACGGGTTGACGGATTCGCCATACAGCGTCAGGCGCCTTGCCGTGAACTATCAGCAGCACGGCTTTGTGGCCGTGGTCCCGCGTCTTCCCGGACACGGCACCGCGCCCGGCGCGCTGACGGATGTTGACTGGGAAATGTGGCTGGCGGCCACGCGCCTTGCCGTACGGGAAGCCACGCGCCTGGCGGGTGATGCTGTGCCTCTGCATCTGGTGGGCTACTCCAACGGCGGGGCGCTGGCGATGAAATATGCCCTCGATGCGCTGGACGCGCCAGCGCTGCGTAAACCGCAGCAGGTGATCCTGCTCTCACCGATGATTGGCGTGACGGCCTTTGCGCGGTTCGCCGGTTTTGCCGGGCTACCGGCGCTGCTGCCGCCGTTTGCCAAAGCGGCCTGGCTGAATATCTCCCCGGAATATAATCCGTATAAATACAACTCTTTCCCGGTGAACGCCGCCCGCCAGTCGTGGCTGCTGACGAAGGCCCTGCAGGAGCAAATTGGCCGCGCGGCGCGGGAGCAACGGCTGGCGCAGCTCCCGCCGGTTCTGGCGTTCCAGTCGGTGATGGATTCTACGGTCAGCACTCGCGCGGTGGTCAGCGGCCTGTTTGACCAGCTTCCGGCAAACGGCAGCGAGCTGGTGATGTTCGATATCAACCAGGCGGCGAGCTTCCGTCCGCTCTTTAAACCGTCATCATGGACGGCCACCACGGCGCTGCTGCCGGTTGCGCAGAGACGTTACGGTGTCACGGTTATCACCAATGCGGACGAGCACAGTTTCTCGGCGGTAGCGAAAACAACTCCGGCAGGCAGCACCCGCGAGACGGTCGTGCCGCTTACGCAGGCCTGGCCGCAGGATGTCTATTCCCTGTCGCACGTTGCCGTGCCGTTCCCGCCGGATGACGATCTCTATGGTTGCGAGCCTGGGGTGAAAAACCGCTATGGCATCAGCCTGGGGACGATTGCGCTCTGGGGCGAAACGTCTGTATTGAGCGTTGGAAAGGAGGCGCTGATGCGGGTCACCTCGAACCCGTTTTACGACTACATGCAGGAGAGGATTAACAGCCGGATCGGGGACGCGAAAAAGTAA